One Gadus chalcogrammus isolate NIFS_2021 chromosome 4, NIFS_Gcha_1.0, whole genome shotgun sequence DNA segment encodes these proteins:
- the prozb gene encoding protein Z, vitamin K-dependent plasma glycoprotein b, producing MEAGSRRCALLVCLALCFLQVLSRAGVVRRAAQAQSVFARPRRANSFFIEEVLQGDLERECYEERCSYEEAREYFEDTPTAISFWTRYYDGDQCQPNPCLQGGNCTDRVGGFVCSCRYPHHGRTCEESPPPLVTSPQVTIAEVRCAVDGPGSCHQFCKVWNDEPICLCTEGFTLQTDRKTCLPHAEYPCGQWLPSNETQTAQAPPPCSDGRCPWQVSLLDNEGVELCQGVVLGGVAILTSASCYTGRATSLRVHQGGRAVPVLSAFLHRGFQAGLHDNDLVVLHLATPLLFGPSLFPLCLPTKDFSENVLMHAGSPGLTWLGSEVVTYVTLDACRRLLNTSQPISNKMFCMAAPPARPGPQDVERRWRASPVASRRHGTAFLTGLLLPLPPGGRGQGRGLLFTKLSRFLPWIGATLERIQRLQDEVPDAEPPPRRAPHADPPPR from the exons TTGTGCGCCGTGCGGCCCAGGCCCAGAGTGTGTTCGCCCGGCCCAGGAGAGCTAACTCCTTCTTCATCGAGGAGGTCCTGCAGGGCGACCTGGAGAGGGAGTGCTACGAGGAGCGCTGCTCCTACGAGGAGGCGCGCGAGTACTTCGAAGACACGCCCACAGCC ATCTCATTCTGGACCCGTTACTACG acggTGACCAGTGCCAGCCCAACCCGTGCCTCCAGGGGGGGAACTGTACGGACAGGGTGGGGGGCTTCGTCTGCAGCTGCAGATACCCCCACCACGGCCGGACCTGTGaggagagccccccccctctcgtcaCCTCCCCTCAAGTCACTatagcag aggtgcGCTGTGCTGTGGACGGTCCTGGTTCCTGTCATCAGTTCTGTAAAGTTTGGAACGATGAGCCGATCTGTTTGTGTACCGAGGGATTCACACTACAGACTGACAGGAAGACCTGTCTGCCCCACG CTGAGTATCCATGTGGACAATGGCTGCCGAGCAATGAGACCCAAACtgcccaagccccgcccccctgctctGATGGACGCTGCCCGTGGCAG GTGTCGCTGTTGGACAACGAGGGGGTGGAGCTATGTCAGGGCGTGGTCCTAGGGGGCGTGGCCATCCTGACCTCCGCGAGCTGTTACACAGGAAGAGCCACAAGCCTGCGTGTTCACCAGG GGGGGCGGGCGGTCCCCGTCCTCAGCGCCTTCCTGCACCGCGGCTTCCAGGCGGGTCTCCATGACAACGACCTGGTGGTCCTCCACCTGGCCACGCCCCTGCTCTttggcccctccctcttcccgcTCTGCTTGCCCACCAAGGACTTCAGTGAGAACGTcctgatgcatgctgggagccCCGGCCTGACGTGGCTGGGGTCGGAGGTCGTGACCTACGTGACCCTGGACGCCTGCCGCCGCCTCCTCAAcacctctcagccaatcagcaacAAGATGTTCTGCAtggccgccccccccgcccggcccggcccgcaGGACGTGGAGCGGCGCTGGCGGGCGTCGCCGGTGGCGTCGCGCCGGCACGGCACCGCCTTCCTCAccgggctgctgctgcccctcccccccggggggaggggccaggggcGGGGCCTGCTCTTCACCAAGCTGTCCCGCTTCCTGCCGTGGATCGGTGCCACGCTGGAGCGCATCCAGAGACTCCAGGACGAGGTGCCGGACGCTGAGCCCCCCCCACGCCGAGCCCCCcacgctgacccccccccacgctga